ACGTACGGCGCCCCGTTCGGGTCCAACACCCTCGCGCTGTTCTACGACGTCGACGCGTTCGCGGAGGCCGGCCTCGAGCCGCCCACCGACTGGGACTCCCTGCGGTCCGCCGCGCAGGCGCTGACCGACCCGGCCGCCGGGCGCTACGGCATCGCGTTCTCCGCCCGCCCCGACCAGGAGGGCACGTTCCAGTTCCTGCCGTTCTTCTGGGGTGCGGGCGCCGAGCTCACGGACGTCGACTCCCCCGAGGCCGTCGAGGCGCTGACGCTCTGGACGGACCTGGTGGCCGACGGGTACGCCTCCGGCGAGAACGTCACGCTCAACCAGCAGGAGATCCGCGACCAGTTCACCGCCGGCCACGCCGCGATGATGGTCAACGGCACCTGGCAGCTCAACACGCTCGACGACAGCGACGTGAACTACGCCGTCGTGCCGATCCCCGCCCCGGACGGCGGCGCCGCCCCCAGCCCGCTCGGCGGCGAGTTCATCAACGTCGTCCAGAACGAGGACCCGGCGATCGTGACCGCGGCCGGCGAGTTCGCGTCCTGCTTCACCTCGCGCGAGAACCTCGCGGGCTGGCTCGAGGGCCAGACGTACATCTCCCCGTACGCGGACCAGGCCGAGGAGCAGGCGGCGGACGACCCGCGGCTGGTTCCCTGGGTGGAGGCCGTCGGCGCGGCCCGCAGCCGCACCGAGGACCTCGGCTCGTCGTTCGCGTCCGTCGCGACCCGGCTCGGTGAGGCGCTCTCCGGAGCGGTGGCGGGTCAGACCGACCCGGCCACGGCCCTCGCCGACGCCGCGCAGTGAGCCCGGCGGACGGACGACCGTGACGCTGCCGGCCACCGCCCCGGCGCCCGCCGGCGCCGGCTCCCCCCACGCGGATGCGCGTGAGGCGAGCCGGCGCCGGGCGCGGCGCGCCTCCCGCCTCGCGGCCTTCGGGTTCATCGCGCCCGTGGTCGTGTTCATCGCGCTGTTCTTCGCGTACCCCATCGTCCGCACGCTCCAGCTCAGCCTGCAGGACTACACGTTCCAGTCGTACTTCACGGGCCAGGCCGACTTCGTCGGGTTCGCCAACTACGTGACGCTGGTGCAGGACCGGCTGTTCGCGCCGGTGGTCCGCAACACGGTGCTGTTCACCGTCGTGAGCCTGGTGTTCCAGTTCGTCATCGGGCTGGCGCTGGCGGTGTTCTTCCAGCGGACGTTCCCGCTGTCCGCGACGTTCCGCGCGCTCATCCTCATCCCGTGGCTGCTGCCGGTCGTCGTCTCGGCGACCACGTGGCGCTGGATGTTCTACAAGGACTACGGCATCGTCAACGCGCTGCTCGGGACGCACATCGGGTGGCTGTCGGACCCGCAGTGGTCGCTGTGGGCGGTCATCATCGCGAACATCTGGCTCGGGATCCCGTTCAACCTCGTCCTGCTGTACGGCGGCCTCCAGGGCATCCCCGGGACGCTGTACGAGGCCGCCGCTCTCGACGGGGCGGGCGCGTGGCGACGGTTCCGGTCGATCACCTGGCCCCTGCTGCGCCCCGTCACCGCGGTGACGCTGCTGCTCGGCCTCGTCTACACGATCAAGGCGTTCGACGTGATCTGGGTGATCACCGAGGGCGGCCCGGTCGACAGCTCCCAGACCCTCGCGACCTGGTCGTACAAGCTCTCGTTCGAGGGCGGCACCGACCAGAGCCTGAGCATGGGCGCGACGGTGGCGTCGCTGCTGTTCGTGGTCGCGCTGGTGTTCGGGCTGCTGTACATCCGCACGCAGCGCAAGGAGGCCGCGGCATGACCCGCTCCCGGACCCGGTCCGCCGTCCGCGTCGCGATCGGCGCCGTGCTGTGCGGGGCGCTGCTGTTCCCGCTCTACTGGATGGTCGCGGTGTCGCTCACCCGCCCGCAGGACCTCATCCGCTCACGCCCGGCCCTGTTCCCGCTGGACCCCACGTTCGACGGCTACGCGCTCGCGATCGACCGGAACCTCAGCTCGATGGGCACCAGCATGGTGATCGCCCTCGGCACCGTGGCGATCACGCTGGTGATCGCGCTGCCGGCGGCGTACGGGATGAGCAAGCTGCGCGCGCCGGGCACCGGGGCCGTGATGTTCGCGTTCCTGCTCGCGCAGATGATCCCGAGCGTCGTGGTCGTGACCGCCCTGTTCGCGCTCTACAAGCAGCTCGGCCTGCTGGACTCCTACCCGGGGCTCATGCTGGCGAACGCGACGGCGTCCGTGCCGTTCGCGATCATCCTGCTGCAGGCGTTCATGCGGACCATCCCCGACGAGCTGCTCGAGGCCGCCCGCATCGACGGCGCCGGGCGCCTGCGGACCTTCGGGTCGATCGTCGTCCCCCTGAGCCGCAACGCCGTGGTGACCGCCGCGCTGTTCGCCTTCCTCTTCTCGTGGGGCGACTTCCTCAACGCCAAGACGCTCACGACGGGCAACAGCATCACGCCGATGACGCTGGCGCTGTTCCGGTTCGTCGGCGCGGAGGCCACCAACTGGAACGGCGTCATGGCCACCGCCGTGCTCGCCTCCGTCCCGGCCGCTGTCCTGCTCGTCGTCGCCCAGCGGTACGTCGCCGCCGGCGTCACGGCCGGCGCGGTCAAGGACTGACCCCACCCGACCCCACCCCACCTCGAACGACCCTGCGACATCGGAGATCCTGTGAGCTTCTTCCAGACCGACGGACACCACCTGCGCTGGACCGGCGACGGCGAGACCCTGCTCGTCGAGCCGTGGGGCGCGGACGCCGTGCGCGTGCGCGCCGTGCCGGCCGGTGACGTCCTCGACACGGCGTGGGCGCTGCTGCCCGCGCCCGCCACCCCGCCGCCCGCCGTCGAGGTCTCCCCGGACGGCGCCACCGCGCGGCTCGTCCAGGGCCGCCTGACCGTCGAGCTCGAGGCCGGGCAGGAGCACGACTGGCAGACCGGGTACTCCGTGTCCCGCTGCCGGCTGACGTTCCGCGACGCCTCGGGCCGCGTGCTGCTGCGCGAGCTCGAGTCCGGGGGCGCCCTCAAGCAGAAGGCGCGCGACTACCGCGCGATCGTCGGCGGCGACCACCGGCTCACCGCGGCGTTCGAGTCCCCCGCGGACGAGCACCTGGCCGGCATGGGCCTCTACCAGCAGGACCTGGCCGACCTCAAGGGCAGCACCCTGGAGCTGGCGCACCGCAACTCCCAGGCGTCGGTGCCGTTCGTGCTGTCGAGCGCCGGCTACGGGATGCTCTGGCACAACCCCGCGATCGGCCGGGCGACGTTCGGCGTCAACCGCACCGAGTGGGTCGCGGAGTCCACCCGGCAGCTCGACTACTGGGTCACGGCCGGCGACACCCCTGCCCAGATCCTCGCGGCGTACGCCGACGCGACCGGCCACGTCCCGCCGATGCCCGAGCACGGCCTCGGGCTGTGGCAGAGCAAGCTCCGGTACGCCTCGCAGGAGGAGCTGCTGACGACGGCGCGCGAGTACCACCGCCGCGGGCTGCCGGTCGACGTGATCGTGGCGGACTTCTTCCACTGGCCGCACATGGGCGACTACCGGTTCGAGGAGGAGTTCTGGCCGGACCCCGCCGCGATGGTCGCGGAGCTGCGGGAGCTGGGCATGGAGCTCATGGTGTCCGTCTGGCCGCAGGTGTCAGTCGAGTCGGAGAACTTCGACCGGCTGCGGCGGGACAACCACCTGGTGCGCACCGACCGGGGGCTCGAGGTCCAGATGTCGTTCGAGGGCCCGAGCATGTTCGTGGACGTCACCCACCCCGGCGCCCGCGAGACGCTGTGGGACCTGTGCCGGCGGAACTACCACGACCACGGCGTCCGGCTGTTCTGGCTGGACGAGGCCGAGCCGGAGTACGGGCGCTACGACCTGGACAACTACCGCTACCACGCCGGCCCGGGCGCGCAGGTCACCAACCTGTACCCGCAGCACTTCTCGCGGGCGTTCCACGACGGGCAGACCGCCGCCGGCCAGGGCGACGTCGTCAACCTGGTGCGGTGCGCGTGGGCGGGCAGCCAGCGATACGGCGCGCTCGTGTGGTCCGGGGACATCTCCTCCACGTGGGAGGCGCTGCGCCGGCAGGTCGTCGCCGGGGTGCACATGGGCGTCGCCGGCATCCCGTGGTTCACCACCGACATCGGCGGGTTCCACGGCGGCGACGTCACCGACCCGGGGTTCCACGAGCTGCTGGTCCGGTGGTTCCAGGTCGGCACGTTCAGCCCGGTGCTGCGGATGCACGGCGACCGCCGGCCCGGCCAGGAGGTGACCGCCGCGGACGGCTCCCGGCGGTCCCCCACGGGTGCCGGCAACGAGCTGTGGAGCTTCGGCGAGGAGGTGTACGGCGTGCTGTCCGGCTACCTGCGGCTGCGGGAGGCGATGCGGCCGCTGCTGCGCCGGCTCATGGCCGAGGCGCACGAGCACGGGCAGCCGGTGGTCCGCGGGCTGTTCCACGAGTTCCCGGACGACGCGCGCGCCTGGTCCGTCCCCGACCAGTACCTGCTGGGCGCGGACCTGCTGGTGGCGCCGGTCATGGAGGCCGGCGTCGGCGCGCGCGAGGTCTACCTGCCGCACGGTGCGACGTGGACGGACCTGTGGTCCGGCGCCGAGCACGCCGGGGGCACGACCGTGCGCGTCGACGCCCCGCGGCACGTCATCCCGCTGTTCGGGCGGGACGGCGCGGGGGCGGACCTGCGGGCGGTGCTCGCGGAGCTGGGCTGACCGGCAGCACCGCGACGGGCGCCGGACGAGGGACCTCTCCCTGTCCGGCGCCCACTCCATTCGCAAGAGTTGTTGCGCAAGAGTTGTTGCGCGTCGTAGGGTCGTCCCGTGGAACCGACCCCGCCGACCGCCGCGCCGCCCGACCCGGCGCGCGCCGCCGCCCAGCACATCTCCGACCCCGCCCGGATGCGCGCCCTCGCGCACCCCGTGCGCCTGGACCTGCTGAGCCACCTCGACGACGTCGGCGAGGCCACCGCCACCGAGTGCGCCGCCCACCTGGGCCAGACCGTCGCGAACTGCTCGTTCCACCTGCGCACCCTCGCGAAGGCGGGGCTGGTGGAACCGGCACCCCGACGGGGCCGCGAGCGGCCGTGGCGGGCCGTCGCCCGCGAGCGGTCCTTCGCCAGCGACGCCACCGACGCGGCGGGCCTGCAGGCCGTCGCCGAGCTCGGCGAGGTGCAGGTCCGCCGGGAGGCCGAGCGGTTCATCGCCCACCTGCGCCAGTCCGCCACCGCGGCGCAGCAGGACCCCGACCTCGTCCGGCTGACGCAGGTGTCGCAGGCAGCGTTCTGGGCCACCCGCGACGAGGCGACCGCGCTGCTCGCGGAGCTCACCGCGCTGACGGAGCGCTTCGCGGGCCGCGCCGCGGACCCGGCGCGCCGTCCGGCCGGCGCCCGGCTGATGCGGCTGTTCACGACCGCCAACCCCGACCTCGCCCACGCACCTGCGCCGGCACCCGCGCCGGCGTCCACGACCGCGCCGCAGGAGGACTGACATGACCACCGTGACGTTCGACGTGACCTACGGGCTGCGCCCCGTGCGGCTGCGGCTGCCCTACCTGTCGGTGCGCCGGCTGCGGGACGGCGGACCGACGCCGCGCGACCCCGGCGCCCGCGCGGCGCGGTCCGCCCGGGCGGACCGCCTGGCCGACCGCGTGGGTGCCGGCCGCGAGGCCGCGCTGCGCCGCGTGCTGACGGAGCGCGCCGGCGCGGGCTGGTGACCCGCGCCGGTCGCGCCCCGGGTCGGCTCAGGCCGCTGAACCGTCCGCGGCGTCGTACCGGGCGGTGACCGCCAGCTCGATCCCCCGCAGCTCGGCGAGCCCCTTGAGCCGGCCGATCAGCGAGTACCCCGGGTTCGTGGCCCGCCGGACGTCGTCCAGCAGCTCGTGCCCGTGGTCGGGCCGCATGGGGATGCGGGGCCCGCCCTCGGCGGCCCGGCGGCGCTGCTCCGCGACCAGCGCGTCGACGACCGCGACCATGTCGGCGTCGCCCGCGATGTGCGGCGCCTCGACGAAGCTGCTGCCGTCCGCGTCGAGGCGGACCGACCGCAGGTGCGCGAAGTAGATGCTCCGCGCGAACCGGCGGGTCATGGCGACGACGTCGTTCCCGCGGCCCGAGCCGTACGAGCCGATGCACATCGTGAGGCCGTTCGCCTCGGAGGGCGCCGCGTCGAGCACCGCCTGCGCGTCCTCGGCGGTCGAGACGACGCGCGGCAGGCCGAACAGCGGGCGCGGCGGGTCGTCCGGGTGGATGGCGAGGCGGACTCCGACCTCCTGCGCCGTCGGCACGACCTCCCGGAGGAAGTGGGCCAGGTTGCCCCGCAGGGTGGCGGCGTCGACGTCGCGGTACGCGTCGAGCGCGGCCCGGAACTCCGGCAGGTCGTACCCCTCCTCCGCACCGGGCAGCCCCGCGATGATCGTGCGGGTCAGCGTGGCGCGGGCGTCGGCGTCCATCCCGGCGAGCAGCGCCGTCGCGCGCGCCACCTCGTCGGGGGTGTACGACTCCTCGGCCCCCGGCCGCTCCAGCAGGAACAGGTCGAACGCCGCCGCCGCCGCGATGTCGAACCGCAGGGTCCGCCCGCCGTTCGCGAGCGGGAACCGCAGGTCCGTGCGGGTCCAGTCCAGGACGGGCATGAAGTTGTAGCAGACGACGTCGAGCCCGCACGCCGCGAGGTTCCGCAGCGTCGCGCGGTAGCTCTCGATCGCCGCGTCGCGCAGCGGGCCGCCGCGCTTGACGTCCTCGTGCACGGGGACGCTCTCGACGACCGACCAGGTGAGGCCGGCCCGCTCGATCTCGGCCTGCCGGGCCTGGATCGCGTCGACGGGCCAGACCTCGCCGTTCGGTATCTCGTGCAGCGCCGTGACGATGCCGGTGGCGTCGGTCTGCCGGATCTCGGCGAGGGTGATCGGGTCGCGCGGGCCGAACCAGCGCCAGGTGTGCTCCACGGGTGCTCCTGCTCTGTGTGCTGTGCGTGCTGCGGGCCGGGCCGGGTCAGCCGCGCCAGCGGCGGCGCAGCAGGTGGGCGGCGGCCTTGGGCCGGCGGTCCCGCGTGAAGACGCCCTTCTTGTTGCCGTCGACCCGCACGATCGAGGTGGAGCTGGTCGCGAAGTCCGCGAAGTTCCACACGTGCTCGCCGATGACCGCGGGGACCGAGTCGAAGACGCGGTGGTTCATGTCGAGGTACTCGACCTGGTACTCCTCCGACCACGGGGTCGGCACCACGGTGTGCAGGCCCGCGACGGTGTCGGCCCCGTACTCCGTGATGATGATCGGCTTGCCCTCCGTCGCCCAGGCCTCGAGCTCGCGGCGCCACGCGTCCTCGGCCGGCGCCAGGTCACCGGTGTTCTCGTACCAGCCGTAGTAGCGGTTGAGCATGAGGACGTCGGCGTACTGCGAGACCAGGCACGCGCCGTGGGGCGACAGACCGACGTTCACGAACCCGACGGGGCGCGTCGGGTCGAGC
This is a stretch of genomic DNA from Cellulomonas sp. ES6. It encodes these proteins:
- a CDS encoding sugar ABC transporter permease, translating into MTLPATAPAPAGAGSPHADAREASRRRARRASRLAAFGFIAPVVVFIALFFAYPIVRTLQLSLQDYTFQSYFTGQADFVGFANYVTLVQDRLFAPVVRNTVLFTVVSLVFQFVIGLALAVFFQRTFPLSATFRALILIPWLLPVVVSATTWRWMFYKDYGIVNALLGTHIGWLSDPQWSLWAVIIANIWLGIPFNLVLLYGGLQGIPGTLYEAAALDGAGAWRRFRSITWPLLRPVTAVTLLLGLVYTIKAFDVIWVITEGGPVDSSQTLATWSYKLSFEGGTDQSLSMGATVASLLFVVALVFGLLYIRTQRKEAAA
- the uxuA gene encoding mannonate dehydratase, coding for MEHTWRWFGPRDPITLAEIRQTDATGIVTALHEIPNGEVWPVDAIQARQAEIERAGLTWSVVESVPVHEDVKRGGPLRDAAIESYRATLRNLAACGLDVVCYNFMPVLDWTRTDLRFPLANGGRTLRFDIAAAAAFDLFLLERPGAEESYTPDEVARATALLAGMDADARATLTRTIIAGLPGAEEGYDLPEFRAALDAYRDVDAATLRGNLAHFLREVVPTAQEVGVRLAIHPDDPPRPLFGLPRVVSTAEDAQAVLDAAPSEANGLTMCIGSYGSGRGNDVVAMTRRFARSIYFAHLRSVRLDADGSSFVEAPHIAGDADMVAVVDALVAEQRRRAAEGGPRIPMRPDHGHELLDDVRRATNPGYSLIGRLKGLAELRGIELAVTARYDAADGSAA
- a CDS encoding helix-turn-helix domain-containing protein → MEPTPPTAAPPDPARAAAQHISDPARMRALAHPVRLDLLSHLDDVGEATATECAAHLGQTVANCSFHLRTLAKAGLVEPAPRRGRERPWRAVARERSFASDATDAAGLQAVAELGEVQVRREAERFIAHLRQSATAAQQDPDLVRLTQVSQAAFWATRDEATALLAELTALTERFAGRAADPARRPAGARLMRLFTTANPDLAHAPAPAPAPASTTAPQED
- a CDS encoding carbohydrate ABC transporter permease, whose translation is MTRSRTRSAVRVAIGAVLCGALLFPLYWMVAVSLTRPQDLIRSRPALFPLDPTFDGYALAIDRNLSSMGTSMVIALGTVAITLVIALPAAYGMSKLRAPGTGAVMFAFLLAQMIPSVVVVTALFALYKQLGLLDSYPGLMLANATASVPFAIILLQAFMRTIPDELLEAARIDGAGRLRTFGSIVVPLSRNAVVTAALFAFLFSWGDFLNAKTLTTGNSITPMTLALFRFVGAEATNWNGVMATAVLASVPAAVLLVVAQRYVAAGVTAGAVKD
- a CDS encoding TIM-barrel domain-containing protein, translating into MSFFQTDGHHLRWTGDGETLLVEPWGADAVRVRAVPAGDVLDTAWALLPAPATPPPAVEVSPDGATARLVQGRLTVELEAGQEHDWQTGYSVSRCRLTFRDASGRVLLRELESGGALKQKARDYRAIVGGDHRLTAAFESPADEHLAGMGLYQQDLADLKGSTLELAHRNSQASVPFVLSSAGYGMLWHNPAIGRATFGVNRTEWVAESTRQLDYWVTAGDTPAQILAAYADATGHVPPMPEHGLGLWQSKLRYASQEELLTTAREYHRRGLPVDVIVADFFHWPHMGDYRFEEEFWPDPAAMVAELRELGMELMVSVWPQVSVESENFDRLRRDNHLVRTDRGLEVQMSFEGPSMFVDVTHPGARETLWDLCRRNYHDHGVRLFWLDEAEPEYGRYDLDNYRYHAGPGAQVTNLYPQHFSRAFHDGQTAAGQGDVVNLVRCAWAGSQRYGALVWSGDISSTWEALRRQVVAGVHMGVAGIPWFTTDIGGFHGGDVTDPGFHELLVRWFQVGTFSPVLRMHGDRRPGQEVTAADGSRRSPTGAGNELWSFGEEVYGVLSGYLRLREAMRPLLRRLMAEAHEHGQPVVRGLFHEFPDDARAWSVPDQYLLGADLLVAPVMEAGVGAREVYLPHGATWTDLWSGAEHAGGTTVRVDAPRHVIPLFGRDGAGADLRAVLAELG
- a CDS encoding sugar ABC transporter substrate-binding protein — protein: MASAAALALPLALLATACGSGGGDESGGDPTQLTFWDGFTQYNTGGSPFEELIATCEDETGITIERTVSDNIYDKYTRAASTGDLPDLLILDNPNVAQFAETGILADNEAAGIDTSEMQPNIVASGIYEGKTYGAPFGSNTLALFYDVDAFAEAGLEPPTDWDSLRSAAQALTDPAAGRYGIAFSARPDQEGTFQFLPFFWGAGAELTDVDSPEAVEALTLWTDLVADGYASGENVTLNQQEIRDQFTAGHAAMMVNGTWQLNTLDDSDVNYAVVPIPAPDGGAAPSPLGGEFINVVQNEDPAIVTAAGEFASCFTSRENLAGWLEGQTYISPYADQAEEQAADDPRLVPWVEAVGAARSRTEDLGSSFASVATRLGEALSGAVAGQTDPATALADAAQ